The segment GCTGCAGTATGAAAAGATGGTGATGCTCAAGCGCAAGAATATAAAACATGAGAAGTAAAAGGGAGATATCTAATATATACCTTACTAACTTCTatggggaagaagaagaggggATCTACGAAAATAGACAACAAGATTGAAAAGGCAAAGAGATTAGTCCATCTCTGAAACTCTTCAGGCGTCATGATTTTGGGTAAGTATTTATCAACAGATGTAGCAAATCGCCGAGCCCAGCCTTTAGCATCATCATCCTGAGCATTATGGAGCTAGCAAGATAAAAGACAAGAGTATATTTCAACAAATTTTATTTGAGTCTCAAACTAATAATTACTTGAGCCCCAAGCTACGATTTACTTGAGTCTCAAATTTGATTGtaaagtaaataaatcaaaacaagatACCATGGAATCAGAATTGGCAGAAAATCTGGGAGTAGAGGAAATAGGATCACTCATTTGCACTAGCTGAGGTCGTCTCTGAGTCCCAAGAGGATCTGTGTAGCCTAAAACAACTGTCGAGTTTTCGAATACGTCAATGGTGGAAGAAGTGTTTGAGAGGGAAACACTACGTGACCTGGAAGTGAAAGGCCTAGTacgagatgatgatgatgtgtcTGAAACTGGAAGCATGGGAACATAACCGTGCCCGTTGGGAGAAGACATTTCGGGACAAAACCTTCAAGACGAAAACAAAGAGTTCAgcacgaaaagaaaaaaagaagaagctaggGCATAAGTGAAGCCGAGACTATTGAGAGTAATGGAAAATGGAGAAGGAAGGAGATGATGAATTGAGTAACTGAATCAGGGTCTTTTTATAGAGGAGGAGTCAAGCAAGtgtattatttattattactaGTGGATCGATAAACTAAAGAGCAGTGCGTCGAGACGAAAAGTAACCACATCGAAACATTCTTTTGAAACTTCACGTCGATTTacttttttgaaacattttgcGAAGACTGACTTTGTAGCACCCGGATTTTTAGATTCCGGGCCTCTTTTTGTACTTGCAAGTAGACAGTGGCGGCTTAAACTATATTGGACGTAtggacaatttttttttctgtattataGTTAGTTAAGCATAATACTGTATTATAGACCCAAACTAGGGGTGAACACTTTATCTGATATCCAAAGCGGTATCCAAATccgatccgaaaattccgaaCTAAAATCCGAATCGAAATAATaaaatacccgaatggatatTGATTTAGGAGATATTGAATATCCGAATATAGTAGAGCAGTTGAACATTATTATTAGTGGACACTCGAAAATTTTACGAAGACtgactttttatttatagatttcaGGCCGTTTTTTTCTACTTTGAAGTAGAGTAGTTGAATAtggtccaaaattttagagggttcataattttttttgttttagtaataactatacatacaaaattatatattaaaaaaaatataactatatttaGATCtaatttttgtattaattaaccaataaatataaattagaaaTTTGATTTCGCTAACATAACCAACCAAAAATGCAATAAGTTAGGAAGTAATTTGCAtctatatcaattatatattttgaaaagtaaaaaaaaagatgttggTGTTTGTTTTAGTATTCAATGTAAGTTTAGAaagttaatattctaatttgattatgtgtaagaaaatattattaattagtaaatattaataaaacgataaatatataattttttcaccAATTCCAAAAAAACAGTAATAACAAACAGGAAAGACTAGTATAAGTTTCTgccgagaagaagaaaaaaacaagaatctcCAATTTTTTGTCTAACAAATCAAAATTCTACATCTTTTTGTAACGACTATACATGTTATtgttctattattattttatagattgtAGTTTATGATTGTggatataaaacatcaagaaaaaAAACCGAAAAATTCATATTCTCAAAGAGTTTTTTTAAACCGAAAAATTCATGTTCTCAAAGAGGTTTTTTcataagtttttaattaaaaacaaaaacaaaagatgtCTCTTCCAttcacaccaaaaaaaattggtccATGATTCTGCATAAGAAAAACTAGAAGAATGGTtttatttagattaaaaattttagattGGTAAAAGAGTATTTTCATGAGAAAAACATATGAATTATTTTAGGTTTTTTAAAAGGGCCTTGCTTTTTCTTTGAACAGGGTCTCTATAGAATTTGAGTTACTTATTAGCATGGACCCTTGTAATTATATTAAGTGGAAAGACGACGTGTTTGAGGATATCTGATGTAGATAAGTCTATCTATCGCTGTATTAGGctgctatttttttctttttttgcttcatTCGGCTTCACTTGTCTCCATTACTCCACCTGGAGTTGCTTCACCATTACTCCATCTGATTTTGACATCATGTTCCTTTGTAATAGTTGACTTAGCTTTAACCCCTTTGATGCTTCCTTTGATAGTGAAAGTTTTGGATACAATATTCTGATAAATAATGCATCCTCCGGTCATTATCTTCAACCATCCCACTGGTCTATGATTTCCAACGCCATTAGCTTCCTTAATCTCAGGTATTATCAAGCTCCTCTTCATCTACCCCTGTGTGGCGAGTTCAGCTTGTCCATTGTCTCTTCTTAGTTTGCTTCGAGAATGAACCATAATATTTTTCTGGCCAGAATCCACGGTTCTTACGGTGAATCATGTATCACCATCACGTTCTGAAGCAAACCCAAACAACCTTAAACCCGAGATGCCCGGCGAATCCATGTATGTGCCTTCGGTGAAGCTTGTCTTCTTCTGCTCCAAATTCAATCACTCTCCAGAGATTCAGACCATGCCCCTCCTTTGCTTTTCCTGGTATCAAACTCGCCATTGATACCACCAGTACTCTTAAAGTATGATTCCCAGCTTCTATACAACTCTTTGCTGTAATACCATAGCTTAATCATCTTCTACGATAATTTAATATGTCAAGGTCCTTTGATTTTAGCTTTTCCAGACATCATTAAAACTTCCCATCGCAGCTACTAGAAGTAAGGTAACCCTGTTTGATTTTTCCTTATCAAACTCTTAATCATTGAACCTCCTTCATGACTACCCTTAAGCCAATGAATCTGGTAAACAAATCCTTTGACACTTGCAACTTGATTCCCTTTGATATCCTTTCGATTCTTATCATGTGCACTTGATCTTAGAATCAATTTCTTCCTTGAATCAATTGCATTAAACCTGAACCGTACACGCTTTAAACTTGAAAGCAATCCATGATatgacaaataataaaaaagatcTGTGAGCCACCAAAGTTTTAATAACATCATTTCTGCAAATTCCCTATCTTTCAAGCTGCACCTATAGACTCACGTAATCTTTCATCTTTGAAGGAAGTTAATTTTAAAAAGGTAACTAGGGTTGAGATTTTATTCAATCTAAAACTTGCGTGAAAATGATCTTATTAGAGCGACAAATACATCGTACAATATAGTTGTATGACAACCACCAAGCTTATATCATCAAATATCCATCGAAAATAAAGATTACAATCTAATTGACTGATCCGAAGCCATCGCCTTCTATATCTCCAAGCCACTTGAATCTGCCTAGCCTCTCATAGCCTACAATATGGAGATTCGTACCTCATGGCTCCTGGCACTCTATGAAATCTCGAGAGTCGGGGATCAAGGCCACGACGTCTTCAAGATCTGCTACACTGAGTGAAAACGCCTCCACGTCTGTCAAGCACTTAACATCTCTGGTGCtatgcaatccatttgatggcACCCTTATCCTAGTCCCATCTGAAATTTTCAAAGAATATCCGGTTCCCATATGCAGTGTCATCTAAGTGTATACTTTATGTTTCGagtttttaaatcaaaaacattGAGAGTTGTGAGCACATAGAGTCAACAAAGGATGTACCGGGGTTTCCAGAAGAGCGTTTTTGGAACCAAGTGAGAAGTTCTTCACCACAAACGTCTCCCTCTGATAAAGAAGTAACGGAATTGTCTTTTTCAGTGCTCTCCATCTCACCTCCCACTATGAATACAATTTTCTTAACTAGACCTCCACGGCGCAAGACCAAGCTACCCTTTAAGTAAATCCTCTGTTTCAGCCTCTCAAGGATTTCATCTAAGATTGGTTCATCCATCTCCGAAAACAACTTCACCTGGAAAGCCATTTAACATTTTCGATAATCAAAGAGAGAAGGAAAGAGAGCCAACGGTAAAGGAAACGGGCTCTGATGTTTACCTTCTTGATTGATGCGAAGAGGTGTCGTCTTATATCTATCTGAAGGTCATCAGGCATATTCTCGACGAGCAATTCTTCGTTAACTCCTTTAGTAGCATTCCAGTTTAACCGCTCAGAAGTTCGCACCCTCCTGAAAATATAGAAACAACTATTCAGTTAGCTTTACAGCTAGTGATGATAAAGCTCATAATTTATATCTCCTAATATCTTAAGAATTCAACTTGAAAACGAAGGCATAGTTCACATACTTTCTTATGTCTTCTGGAAACCGTCTATGGTTCATCCATTGGTCCACATCACGCCGTCTTAGAGTCATTTCCATATCCCTAAGGTGGACAAAGCACAGTCAACAGAGAGATCATCCACCATGTCTTGAGATATCAGATTTTATACAAAGATAGGAGTTATTTACCTGCGGCTTAGAGACAGAAGGAAGTTCTGCATATTACCAATAAGAAGCGCTAAAAGCAAAAGCCCCAGTCCAATGATAGTCATGGTAAATACAATATCCCCAAAATAGTAACTTGGGACTTGGTTTCCAGCAAGCGTGCTGATTTGCTTTTGAGAGTAGTAAAACAATTGACAATAACTCAAGAGTTCCACATTATGCCAAACCAATGCAAACTAGTTGAACAGTTGTGTAAACTTGAATTACCTGAAACCCCCAGAAAAGAGAGTAACCGTATCTTGTGTACCAAGGAGTAGAGCTATAGGTGAGATTGACTGCCTTCGTATAGATTCCATAATGAAAACCATTCTCTTGAAAACAAACACTGGCTTTCACGTTACTTTTCCACGCGTCTAaaacttcttttctcttttcatGACAATCTATTAGTTGTTTGCATCCTCTTTCATCATTGCCACAAGCAACTCGAAGGCAACGATGAACTCTCTGCAAGAGACAAAAAGGGGAAGCATGCAACAAGAAGATCAATAAAACCCATACAAATATACACATCTTCTGTTGGTTTGGACAAAAGAAGTAGTTTAATTTACTAAGAAATCATATTAGTTTAAATTGAATGATACAAGTTTTGGAATTTTTGTCATACCTGCAGACAAAAAAAATACCAGGAAGAGCCAACAACATGACCCGCAAGCATGTAGGTGagaagatttataaaaaatttagccTGTGCCGACTCAAATATTAACCATTTTGGTGTTTGTCCGGCTATAAGAGGAAGAAACATATATAACTTTGGAATGTATTGGAGAAGAATTATAGTGAGAAAAATGTTCTGTGCATCGTTTGTCCAAGATGCGCCTAACTTGTGAGTTAGAAATATCTGTCCAAAGGAGAAAAGACAGAAGATAGGTCAATGTAAACGaacatattttcaaatacatttaaGAAATAAACTGCTGTAGCTCTAACATTATACCTGTGGAAATGGGATCACTAAGAGGAGGTTTAGGTAGTAATTTAGCCTAATTTGTTTACGTTCATCAACCGTATACTCAGAATTTACATATGCCATTGAGTACTGCAACAATATATGAAACAAGAAGCAGTAAACCAACAATTctcttataacaaaataaaatcaaaaggaAACACACCTGAATAAAGATGTTTACACATAATAAAATATCCGTTACACCTTTGATAACAAAAATTGGACGAGCCATCGGCCAATTGATCTTAATGCATTTCTCCTCCTACAGTATGAAAGATGGTGTTGCTCAAGCGCAAGAATACAAAACATGAGAAGCAAAAGAGAGATATCTCATACCAGTTTGACTTCTATGGGGAAAAAGAAGAGGGGATCTACGAAAATAGACAACATGCATGAATAGGCAAAGAATGTAGTCCAGCTCGGAACGTATTTAGAGTGAGGATACATGATTCTGGATATGTATTTTTTAACGAATGTAGCGAATCTCGTAGCCTTGGCATCATCATCCAGAGCATTATGGTGCTAGCAAGATAAAAGAAAAGACTCCGTACTTCAACAAAAATTACTTAAGTCAACATTTGAATACCAAGCTACAGTTTACTTGAGTCTCAAGCTTGATTGTAAAGTAAAGAAATCAAAACAAGATACCGTGGTGGAATCAGAAGTGGCAGAAACTCTGGGAGTGGGGATTTGAGCGGCTTCTTGGTTGTAATCAGAAGAACCACAAGTtgaaggaggaggaagagaaaaTGGAGACTCAGGACTGCGAGTAGAGGAAAGAGGGTCACCCATTTGCACTAATGGAGGCCGTCTCTGGGTTCCAAGAGGATTTGTGTAGCCCAAAACAACAATTGAGTTGTCAAGTCCGTCAATGCTGGAAGAAGTGTTTGCTAGGGAAATGCTACGTGACCTGGAAGTGAAAGGCCTTGTacgagatgatgatgatgatgagtctgAAACTGGAAGCATGGGAACATCATCGTTCTCGTTGGAAGAAGCCATTTAGAGACAAAACCTTTttcaagaagaaaacaaagagacCAGCAAGAAAAATGATAAATGCTAGGGCATAAGTGAAGTAGAGACTATAGAGTTCTGGAAAATTGAGAAGGAAGGAGATAGATGACTTACAATAACTGAATCAGTGTCTTTTTATAGAGGAAGAGTAGGCCTGCGCATTTTACTCGGATCCAAGGACTCTCTTCCAAACCGATTCGGAAAATCTCGGTTCAGATTGAAATCGACCCGATCTTTTTTTCTATTGGATTTTGTTATGGAGGACCATCGGGTCTTAGATCTGACCCGATCAAAATCCGAGACCCAACATGGTATCTGAAAAGCGCAAAACTtctagtatattatatatatagatgttttagtatatttttaatactataGGTATTTTTCTATGTTTCAGATTTAAGTTTTTGGGTATGGTTTTAAGTTtcagataaaattttaatttttcaaaaaaataattcgGATAATCGAATAAAACTTCAATATTCTTCATGTCTCCGGATCAGATTTTgagtaaaattttggatatttttcagGTAATTGAatattctcaattttttttttgttttttgggtACTGTTTTGAGCAGACCCGACATGATCCGAAcagaacccaaaccaaaatcgaACCGATAAATTATACTTATTCTGTTAGATCTAATAATTTAAGACCCAAACTGTTTCGGACCTAATAGGATTCAAACCGAACTCGAAccaaaaaattttaataactttattAGGTCTAAATATCTAAGATCCAAAAATCCAGATCCGATAAGATCCGATCCAAACTCTATCCAAACCCGACCAGGGATCATAATGCTCATGCCTAAGGAAGAGTCAAGCAAGTGGATAATTTATTGTTATTAGGTGTTTAGCCTCTGCGCTAGCGCGAAGATATTGATAGAATTGTTGCTTTATATGAAGAGGGTGTAGATGGTATGTTCTAAGTGGTCTTTCGAATGTGAATATTTGGAATTTGTTGCTGATTTATGGTAGGGATAAAGAGTTGTCGTAAATTTGTAtgttaacttttgttttttacttATCTTTTTAATTTCGACTATCATTTGATCTAACAAAATAGACTgtggagaaaaaaaatcacaaacgTAGTTTGGAGATCATTTTACACGTCTGCAACCGCACTTGTCTAAAGTGAATCCTCTATACTTCGAAATTCTTTATGGGAAGATGTGCATCGTCGGTACGTCGTTGGagattatttatttcaaaaaaaaattgtcacatTTTTTCATGTTATATCCTTTTAATAATTGTAATTTGTTGGCGGCATATTTTGAATGGATATATTTCTATGTTTTAAAATGGGTTTAACATGCATTTTCATTCGTTTTCCTGTATGTGCTGatgttttgtgtatat is part of the Raphanus sativus cultivar WK10039 chromosome 5, ASM80110v3, whole genome shotgun sequence genome and harbors:
- the LOC108856956 gene encoding probable cyclic nucleotide-gated ion channel 20, chloroplastic, with amino-acid sequence MASSNENDDVPMLPVSDSSSSSSRTRPFTSRSRSISLANTSSSIDGLDNSIVVLGYTNPLGTQRRPPLVQMGDPLSSTRSPESPFSLPPPSTCGSSDYNQEAAQIPTPRVSATSDSTTHHNALDDDAKATRFATFVKKYISRIMYPHSKYVPSWTTFFAYSCMLSIFVDPLFFFPIEVKLEEKCIKINWPMARPIFVIKGVTDILLCVNIFIQYSMAYVNSEYTVDERKQIRLNYYLNLLLVIPFPQIFLTHKLGASWTNDAQNIFLTIILLQYIPKLYMFLPLIAGQTPKWLIFESAQAKFFINLLTYMLAGHVVGSSWYFFCLQRVHRCLRVACGNDERGCKQLIDCHEKRKEVLDAWKSNVKASVCFQENGFHYGIYTKAVNLTYSSTPWYTRYGYSLFWGFQQISTLAGNQVPSYYFGDIVFTMTIIGLGLLLLALLIGNMQNFLLSLSRRDMEMTLRRRDVDQWMNHRRFPEDIRKRVRTSERLNWNATKGVNEELLVENMPDDLQIDIRRHLFASIKKVKLFSEMDEPILDEILERLKQRIYLKGSLVLRRGGLVKKIVFIVGGEMESTEKDNSVTSLSEGDVCGEELLTWFQKRSSGNPDGTRIRVPSNGLHSTRDVKCLTDVEAFSLSVADLEDVVALIPDSRDFIECQEP